The genomic stretch GGCGCGGCCGTAGCGGCGGTGGCCGCTCGAGCGCCGGGCCGGCCGGGGGAAGCCCAGCCGGGATTCCCAGTAGCGCAGGGTGTGCGGCGCCACTTGGGCGATGCGGCACGCCTCGCCCATGGTGAAGAAGTCCTGGTCCGGGATGACCGGCCCCGGAAGGGGCGGCGTCCCCGGATTCACGGCTGCAGGAGGTTCTTCGACGCTTTGAAGCGCACGCCCTTGCGCGGCGGCACCGTCACCTGCTGCCCCGTCTTCGGGTTTCGTCCCTGGCGCTGCTGGCGGTGCTTGACGCGGAAGGTCCCGAAGTTGGAGATCACGACCTTCTCCTCGCGGCCGAGCGCCGCCCGGATGGTCGCGAACGTCGTCTCCACGGCCTGGGCGGCCTCTCCTTTGGTGGTCAGCACCTTGGCTACGGCTTTGATGATGTCTAGTCTATTCATCGTCGCTCTCTTCCTCGGGCTCGGGGCCTTCGGCCCCGGGCCCGGGAGGCTCTTCCTCCTTGGCGGGCTTCTTCTTGGTCTTGATGTCCTTCTTGAGATCCTTGAAGATGTCCTCGGGTTTGAGGTTCTTGAGGTCGGCTTTGAACTTGCTGACCTCGTCCTCGGTTATCGGCTTGCTCAGAGTCTGACAGTTGGCGAAGACCTTCTCCTCGACGTAGATCGGGCAGCCGGCGCGCACGGCCACGGCGATGGCGTCGGACGGCCGGCTGTCGAGGTCCACGGCTTGGCCGTCCTTGACCACGCGGATGCGGGCGTAGAATGTGTTGTCCTTGATGTCGCAGACCACCACCTTCTGCACCGAATAGCCCATCTGCGTGATGGCCCCCAGGAGCAGGTCGTGGGTCAGGGGCCGGGGCAGGACGATGCCGGAGAAGCGGATGGCGATGGCCTGCCCCTCGGTGATGCCGATCCAGATCGGCAGGAGCCGGTTGCCGGAGAGCTCCTCCAGGAAGATGATGCATTCGTTGGCCGTGGTGGCCAAGGAATAGATGTGGACCTCTTTCTCCACGGAGGGCTGCGCCGGGCCTTGGGAGCCGCCGCTTTCGTTCTTGGCCATGGGCTCAGCTCCGCTTGCCTGCAGCCGGAGCGCCTGCGGACCGGCTCTCGAGACGGAAGGCGAGGGCGCGCTCCCGGCGCAGGCGCTTGATGTTCGGGATGTGCTTGTAAACGATGAGCGCAGAGGCGGCCAGAGCCGCGGCGGTGTAGGGCAGGGGCGAACCGAGCACGAGGCAGAGCACCGGCAAGACCGCGGCGGCGCAGAGCGAGCCCATGGAGATATGCCCGCTGCCCCACATCCCGCAGAGGAAGCACATGAGCGTCAGGGTCATGGGCTGGGGGGTCAGCGCGGCGAAGACGCCCGCCGAGGTGGCCACGCCCTTGCCGCCCCTGAAACCCAGGAACACGGTCCAGTCGTGCCCGATGATGGCCGCGGTGCCGCAGAGGACGACGAACCAGGGCTGGTCCGGATAGAGGCGATGAGCGATGAGCACCGGCACGAAGCCCTTGAGCGCGTCGACGAGCAAGGTGACGGCGCCGGCCGGCGCGCCGGCGACGCGGTAGACGTTGGCCGTGCCCGGATTGCCGGAGCCGCGATCACGGATGTCGATGCCCATGAGCCGGCGCACCACCAGGTAGCCGGTGGGGATTCCCCCCGCCAGGTAGCTGAGCACGACGAGTCCGGCTTGGGCCCAGAGGTCGGTTCTCATAGGGCGGTCAACGATCAGCGAAGAAGTGTAGCAAAACTGGCCCGGCTTTTCTAGGATTTTCTCTTTGTGGAGGCGAGCTTTTTTTGAAGGCGCCCCCAGTTCTCCTGGGTCAGCCTCAAGCGCATCCGGATGCGGTCGCGGACCGCGCTCTGGGAAAGCACCTGGCTCGATTGCCGGACCCAGGATGCCAGGCTGAAAGCCTGGGCCGCGGGCAGCTCAACCTCGCGCAGCAGCCAGCGCCTGGAGAGGGTCCGTTGGACGGCAACCAAGGCCGCGGAGAGGCCCTCTCCGGTGGCGGCTGAGACGAAGACGGCGCCCGGATGGCGGCCCTCCAGGTCGCGCCGGCCTGCGGCCTCGAGCAGGTCGACCTTGTTGAAGAGCAGCACCTGCGGCAGGTCCTCGGCGCCCAGCTCGCGCAGGGTCTCGGCCACCGCGGCTTGCTGCGCCGCGGCCTCCGCCGCGGAGGCGTCCGCCACCACGAGCAGGCAGTCCGCCAGGACGGCTTCCTCCAAAGTGGAGCGGAATGCGGCGATCAAGGTGGTGGGCAGGCGCCGGATGAAGCCGACCGTGTCCGTCATCACCGCCCAGGAGCCCTCGGGCAGGCGCACCCGCCGCGCCGTGGGGTCGAGGGTGGCGAAGAGCTTGTCGTCGGCGTAGACCCCGGCCGCGCCGCGCGTGAAGGCGTTGAGCAGCGAGGACTTGCCCACGTTGGTGTAGCCGATGAGCGCCACCTGGGGCACGGGCACCGCGAGGCGGCGCTCCCGGCGCAGCAGGCGCGCGGAGCGGACGGCCTCGAGTTGGCGGCGCAGGTGCTGGATGCGCAGGGAGATGTGGCGCCGCTCGTACTCCAGCTTGCGTTCGCCCGGCCCGCGCGTGCCGATGCCGCCGACCTGCTGCGAAAATCCCCGCCAAGAGCCGGTCAGGCGCGGCAGCATGTAGGAGAGCTGCGCCAACTCGACTTGCAGGCGTCCTTCGCTGGTGCGGGCGCGCTTGGCGAAGATGTCGAGTATGAGGCGCGTGCGGTCGATGATCTTGGCCGGGATGGCGGCTTCCAGGCTCTTCTGCTGCGCGGGCGCGATCTCCCGGTCGAACACGACCGTGGCGGCCCGATGGGCGCGCACCGCGGCGGCGATCTCCGCGACCTTGCCCACGCCGACGAGGGTGCCGGGGTGGTAGCGGGCCAGAGCCTGGGAACACGTGCCCACCACCTCGCCGCCCGCGGTCTCCACCAGCCGGTGCAGCTCCGCGAGGCTCGCGGCCATGACCGCGGCCTCGGCCTTCAAGCCCACGCCGACGAGGATGACTGGCTCGGCCATGGCCTAATAGAGCATGACGTCGGGGATGCTCCCCTGCAGGCTTCGGCGCCAGAGCGACGCGGTCCTGGCCAGGAGGGACTCCATGGGCGCGAAGTCGTCGCTGAGCAGCGGCGCCCGCGCCAGGTCGCCGGGCGCGGGGAACAGCTCGCGGGTGAGCATGGCCTGGATGTCGGCTTTGGCGAAGGGCCGCGCCCGCAGCGCGGCTCCCTCATCCGCCAGAGGCGCGTCCGAGGCGAACAGGAGCACGTTGGCGAGCCCATTGAAGTCGTCGCTGCCCGCGAAGGCGCGGACCTTCGGGAAGACGGTCTTGAGGGTCTTATAGGCCGCCAGCCAGGCCTCGTCGCCCGGCGGGCGCAGGAGGCTCACGATGTTGAGCGCGACCAGGCCCCGGGGCTCCAGGCGCCGCTTCATGGCCGAGAGGGCCTCGCGGCTGAAGAGTTGGAACGGAGGAGACTCCGTGGCGAAGGCGTCCAGGGCGATGAGGCCGTAGCTCGGCCCGCCTCGCTCCAGAAAGGTGCGCCCGTCCTCCACGAAGACCTGCCCGCGGGGCGAGTAGTCGAAATGCCGCCGCGCCGCGGCCACGATGTCGGGGTCGATGTCCACGGCGTCTACGATGAGACCGTGGTGGAGCTCCCACGCTTTAGGCAGGAGCCCGGCCCCGACGCCGATGACCAGGGCCCGCCGCGCCTGGGGGCGCAGCAGCGGCGCCCATTCCAGGGCGCGGACGTACTGGGAGTCGCTCTCCATGTCGGGCAGGCGGGCCACGGACTGGCTGGTGCCGTTGACCAGCAGGTAGCGCTTGGACCTGCCCAGGTCCAGGACCTTGATCTGTCCGTAGGCCGACTCGCGGTGCAGGAGCACGTTGGTCCGCGGCTCGGGGCGGGGCCAGAAGCCGGCGAGCGCCACGCCTGCGGCCGCGGCCAACGGGGCCAGAGGCGCGCGGCCTTGGGCCAGGCGTCGTCCCAGGGCCCCCAAGAGCAAGAGCAGGGCGGCGGTCCCGAAGAAGACCTGGCTGATGGGCAGCCGGGGGATGAGCACGTAGCCCGACAATATCGCGCCCAGCACGCTGCCCACGGTGGACACGGCGTAGACGTTGCCGGCCCTGCGGCCGACCGTGTCGAGCCCGAGGGCCGTGAGCCGGATGGCGATGGGGCCCAGCATGCTCAGGAGCACCAGCGCGGGAGCCACGAGCACGGCGGCGCTGGCCAAAGCTCCCAGCTGCACGCCCAGAGGTGCCGCCAGGCGCAGGACCGTGGCCCGCGCGGCGGGGATGGCCGCGACCGCGATTCCGGCCCAGAAGAGCAGGCGCGCCAGCAGCGTCAGGCTCGCACCCCGGTCCGCGGCCCGCCCGCCGAGACTGTAGCCGGCGGCCAAGGCCACCAAGGTCACGGTGATGAGCGCGGACCAGCAGGCCAGCGAGGAGCCGTAGAACGGGCTGATCACGCGCGTGCCCACGATCTCCAAGGTCAAGGTGACGGCGCCGGTCACGAACAGCGCCGTCATGACGAAGCGGTCCTGCGCTGGACTGAGGCCCTTAGCGGCTGGTTGACGCATGGTGCTCCGGGATGGACCGCAGGGCTTGCCTGCGCATGTCCTCGAGACTTCCGCCTGCCACGGCCTGGGCACCGAGCTGGTTGCGGAACCAGGTGCGCTGGCGCCGGGCGTACGCGCAGGTGGAGTTGACCAAGCGCGCCAGTCCCTCGTCGGCGGAGAGGCGGCCCTGAGCGCAGGCCACCGCCTCAGGGTAGCCGAGGCTCCGGAAGCCCGGCTCCTCGCCGCTGAACCGGCGCAGGAGCCCGCGAACTTCTGCGAGCATCCGCGGCCAAATGGACTCGGCGCGCGCGGCGATGCGCTGGCGCAGGTCCTCGGGGGGCCAGTCGATGCGGAGGACGGCGGTGGCAGGTCGGCTGGCGCCGACCCGCTCGTTCTTGTGGTCCTGCCAATGCTGCGAGATGGGCCGGCCGGTGAGCTCAAAGACCTCGAGCGCGCGCACCACGCGCTGGATGTTGTTGGCGGGGATTGCGGCCGCGGCTTCGGGGTCGACGCGGGCGAGTCGTTCGTGCAGACAGGCCCGGCCGTGGGCGCGCGCTTCCTCCTCCAGCCTGCGCCGCAGGGCCTCGTCGCGGGGCGGCAGGGCGCAGAGGCCTTCCAGGAGGGCGCGGATGTAGAGCCCGGTGCCGCCGGCGACGATGGGGATGCGGCCCCGGCCCCGAATCTCCGCTATGGAGGCGCGCGCCAGGACGGCGAAGCGGCCCGCATCGAAGGGCTCGGTGACCGGGACGCAGTCGACCAGATGGTAAGGGATCCCCTCCACGCGGCCTTGGCGGTCGCGGGCGGGCTTGGCCGTCCCGGCGCACAGCTCGCGATAGACCTGGCGCGAGTCGGCTGAGACGACTTCGCCATGCAAAGAGCGGGCCAGGGCCAGGGCCAGCTCGGTCTTCCCCGAAGCGGTGGGCCCGACTACGACGACAGGGGCTATTTCTTCGGCCAGAAGGGCATCTTCTGCGGCTTGGCGCAGAGGGCGTGGAAGGTGCAGGGTTTGACGCAGACCTCGGGGAGCTTCAGGGCGACGCGGGTCTCGCAATCGCCGTGGTCCTCCGCCATCTTGCTGATCTGGTCCTGATGCTTCTTGCTGATCTGCGTGAAGGAGATGCCCACGTTGTAGGTGGGCCCCCTTTGGTGGACGCGAACGACCCGGCCCGCGATGGGCACGCGGTCCAGGCCCGGGATGCTGAGCACCATGTCCAGGCGCCGGGCATGGGGCGGTTCGAGGAACATGAGCAAGGACATCCCCCCCGCGGAGAGGTTGGTGAGGATGGCCGGCTGGCCGAGGGCGGCGGCCGGGGCGCTCTGCCCTTCGCCCGGACCGAACTGGACGGTGATCGGCTCGATCATCCCTTCCACCACGGGCAAACGCACGTGGGCGCGTCTTTCCGTGCCGACCTTCTCGTGCTTATGGGTTGTGTGGCTCATGGATATCTCCTAGCAAAGTGCGGCGCGTCGCGGCGTCCACGCGTATCGACACGAGGTCGCCGGCCGCGACCGGACTGCGCCATCTCGCCTTGAAGCCCGTCCTCGTCCGGCCGAAGGTCGGGGTCTCGGCCAAGACCTCGACGCTGCTGCCGACCTGCGCATGCAAAGCCTGCGTCGTAAGACGCTCGACTGCGGCATTGACGGCGGCGAGTCGCCCCTCCTTCACCGGCGCGGGCACGTCGTCGGCAAGCGCCGCGGCCGCCGTCCCCTCCCGCGCGGAGTACTTGAAGCAGAAAGCGCTCGCGGGGCGGAGCTCCTCGATCAGCGTCAGAGTCTGGGCGAAATCCGTATCCGTCTCCGAAGGAAATCCTACTATAATGTCGGTGGAAACCACAACGCCGGGGAGCGTCTGGCGCAGACGGTCGGCCGTGCGCAGGAACTGCTCCCGGCTGTAGCCGCGTCGCATCAGCCCGAGGAGCCGGTCGCAGCCGGACTGCGCCGGCAGGTGGACCCACTCGCACACCGTGCGGCACTCGCGGACGGCGGACGAGAACCGGTCGTCGCAGAGGGCGGGATGCGGGCTCATGAAGCGCAGGCGCCGCAGGCCCGGCAAGGCGTCGAGCGCGCGCAGCAGGTCGGGGAAGTCCGCGGCCCCACTGCGGTACGCGTTGACGCGCTGGCCCAGCAGGATCAGCTCGCGGGCGCCGTCCTCGATGCGGGCGCGGGCCTCGCCGAGTATCTCCTCGGCGGGGCGGCAGGATTCCGGGCCGCGGACCGTGGGCACGATGCAGTAGGAGCAGGAGCAGGAGCAGCCGCGCATGATGGTGAGGTGTTGAACGGGCTTGCCCCCCGACGGAACGGCCGCCCCCCGCGGGGGGGCGGCCGGATTCCGAATCGCCTGCGGCGATTCGGAATTTCGAACGGCAACGGCTTGCGCGACGATATCGGCGTAGCTGCCCGCCCTCTTGGAGCCCACGACCAGGTCCACGTGGGGGAAGCGCCGGGCCAGGCGCTCGCCCAGCCGTTCGGCCACGCAACCGGCTACGACCAGGAACCGGCTGGGGTCCTGCGCCTTCCACTCGCGCAGCCGCCCGATGAGCGAGAGGGCGCGCTGTTCGGCGTGGCGGCGCACCGAGCATGTGGTCAGGAATATCGTGTCGGCTGGCGCCGGGACCGCGGCGGCCTGCCAGCCTCGGCGGCCGAGGTCGGCCGCGGTTTCGGCCCCGTCGGCGGCGGACATCTGACAGCCGAGCGTGATGACGTGGAGCTTCATCTCATTCCATTATAGCATTGGGTGCCGGGCTCGGCAGGGCAGCGGGCTACCGTCCCCGCTCGCCGGAGGCCTCGGCCGCGCTGTGGGCGAGGATGAGCCCGCCGGCCAGGGCCGGAAGCGGGAAGAAGCCGGAGGGCCGGTCGTCGGTGTCCGGCCTCAAGGCGGCCAATTCCGGCGGCATGTCGGAGAAATCGTCCCAACGCAGCCGCGGCAGGTCTTCTTCCAGCTGGAGGTCGTCGGCCTGGACGTAGACGTTGCTCCGGGCCAGCAGCGCGGCGGGCTGGGACGCCAGGGGCTGGTCGGAGCATGCCAAGAGGTAGCCTCCCGGCAGCTCGAAGCCTCCGACATGGGCGAAGACGCTGCGCGCGGTGCGCAGGGTCTGCGCCAGGCTGAGCGGCGGATACGGCGCGGGCAGGCGCAGGGCCGCCAAGCCCGCCGGGTTGAGACGGCCGCGCAGCTCTCGGAACGCCTCCCGCGTGGTGAGGCGCGCCCATTCGGGCGTGGTCGCCGGGAACGGGAGTTCTTCGATGATCACGTCGAAGGAGGGCCCGGCGGCGCGCAGATAGCGGCGCGGGTCCGCCCGGGTCCAGCTCAGGGTGGCGCCGTTGACCGACGGCGACGGCGGCGGCCAGGGCGTCGGGGCCTGGGCGCGCAGGATGAGCCCGGCTTCGGGGTGGGAGTCCACGGCCCGCACCTCCACCCCATGGGCCATGGCGGAGATCAGCGTCAAGGGATTGCGCACGCCCAGCATGAGGACGCGGCGCGGGGAGCCTTGCAGCAGGAGCGGCAGATGGGCCTCGCGCTTGGCCTCGGCCGGGGCCTCGACCCAGGCGGCGCCGTCGCGCAGGAGCACGGGGACTCCGGAAGAGAACCGGTAGACGGCCAGCAGCTCCCGTCCGTCCTCGGCCAGGGCGAGATACCGGCCGCCGGCCCAGGCCGCGTTGAGGCGGTTGAGCCAGACGTCGGCAAAGAGCTCGCGGCAGTGCCAGCCCATGACCAAGGCGAGGGCCAGTCCCGCGAGCGCGACCCGGGCGAGGACCGGCTTGCGCAGGAGGGGCTGGCGGTCGGCGGCGAGGCTCAGCGCGGCCAGGGCCAGATGGCAGACCGCAGCGGTCTCGGCCGCGCCCAGGCGGGGGATGAGGGCCCAGGCGGCCAGGGGACCGGCCGCGGCCAGCAGCGCGCCGGAGGCGCGCGCCGGCAGCGAGGGCGTCCCCGCGGCGTTGGCGACGTCCTCCGCGGGCGCCGGCCAGGCCATGGCCAGCAGGGCGCTCCAGAACGCCAGGGCCAAAGTGGACTGGCCGACGATGAACGACAGGTCTCCCGGCCCCCGCAGCCCGGCGAAGAGGTATTCTGCGGCGCCGGCGTTGATGCCGATGAAGCGCAGCCAACATAGGCCCAGCAGGCCGGCCAGCGCCGATACGAAGACGAAGAGGCGGCGCGGCAGCCCGGCGGCGTCGAGGGCCGGGGCGCAGCGTCCTTTCAGCCAGAGGCCGAAGGCGGTCCCGGCGCCGGCTCCGACCAAGAGGCCGCAGAAGGCATAGAAGGAATGTCCCCAGAGCAGGCCCAGGCAGCGCGCCCAAGCCACGGCCGCGGCGCCGGCCGGAGCCAGCAGCCAGGCCGGCGGCGCCGGCCGTAAGGAAATCCGTCCGGCCGGCACCTGCGGAACTTCCGATACCGCAGGCGGCGCCGCCGGCCCGCGGCTTTTGACCCAGCCGGCCAAGCCCAAGGCCGCGCCGGCCAGACCCACGGCGCGCAGACCCAAAAGGGGCAGCAGGAGCGCCGCGCAGAACAGGGCTGTCGCGGGCGCGGCTAGAGCCGGCAGCGGCCGGCGCGGGAGATCGGCCACGAAGCGGCAGCCCCCGCCCAGAGCCGCCATGAAGACTGCGCTTAGGAGAGCCGCGCAGACGGTGACCCCTCCTCCCTGCCGCAGGACGAAGACGGCGGCGGCCGGGCCCAGCATTCCCAATCCGGCCCACATCAGGACGAGAGCGTAGGAGGGCGCCATGAAACCGTGGGGATTCTAACATTTTTCTCCCGGGGCCGGACGCCGCGCCCGGCCCCCGCCGCGTCGAAATGTTTTCGTAGCATGAAATCGGTATAATCTCCGCACATGCTTTGGCTGATGCTGTCGTTGCTTCTCTGGGTCTGTCCCGCGCGGGGCCAGGAAACCGATGGGTCCGCGTCCGAGGAGCAGCCCGCCGCAGAGAAATCGGCGGCGCCGGCCGCGGATACGGAGCAGCCCGCCGCGGAGGAATCGGCGCAGCCGGCCGCGGGGGCTGAGCAGCCCGCCGCAGAGGAACCGGCGCAGCCGGCCGCGGAAGCGGAGCAGCCCGCCGCAGAGGAAACGGCGCAGCCGGCTGCGGAAGGGGAGCAACCCGCCGAGGCGTCCCCGTCGGACGCGGAAGCTGCCCCAGCGGGCGGCGACACCTACTCGGCCGATGAGCTGACCGCCCCTGCGGGCGAGGCGGAAAGCGCGGCTGCGGCCCAGCCGGCCGTCAAGGCCAAGACCGCCGCCGCCAAGCCGGCCGGCGGGAAGAAGGCGCTGTCCGCAGGCAAGGCGAAGGCCAAAGCCAAGAAGAAGCTAGCGGGGAAGCGCAAACCGGCGGCCAAGAAGGGTTCTGCGGCTTCAGCGAAAAAGGGAGCGGCCGCCGCCGCCGGCAGTGTGGCGTTACTCAGCCCAAAGCCTGCCGCTCCTGCGCCCCCCCCGCCCGTGCCGGCCACACCGGTGGAGCCGTACAACCCTTAGAGTTCTTCGACTGCCGCAGCCGGGAGCCAGCCCTTCACCCCTTCCTTCAAGACCCCCAGTTCCACCCAGGCCCCGTCGGACCCCAGGATCTGCACCCTCCTGCCCTCGGGGACGGTGAAGCTGACGTTGAAATTCTCGCCCGGCCCGCTGCGCAGCTCCGCAGCCGGGGTCACGATGACCCCGCGCCGCTGCGGAGCGACTCCCCGGACGGCCAGCCACCAGCCGGAGCGACTCCCCGGACGGCCAGCCACCAGCCGCCCAGGCCGAGCCAGAGGGCCGCGGCGGCCGCCGTCCAGGGCAGCAGGCTCGGGCGCAGGGCCGGCCGCCAGAGGCACAGGCCCGCGAGCCCGAGCAGCAGCCAGCACGCCAGCCATTGCAGGCCGGCCAGCTCCCGTTCGCTGCAGAGATGGAAGGCCAGGAACAGGAGCGGCGGCACGCCGGTCGGCGTCAGCTCTTCGCCGGCCCGCCTGAGCGCGTAGTCCAGGTTCTGGCGGATGTCCGCGTCCCGCGGCCGGATGAGGAAGGCCCGTTCATAGGCCGCGATGGCCCGCCCGGTCTTGCCGCTCTTGAAAAGGGAGTTGCCCAGGTCGTAATGCAGGCCCGCATTGCGGGGCTCGGCGCGGACGGCTTGGAGGTACCAGTCGGCCGCGCCTTGATAATCGCCGAGGTCGTAAAGGCGCTGGCCCTCGGAGCGGGGCGGGGATTCGGGGGACGCCGGCCCGCCGGGTGCGGCGGGCGCGGCGGCCCAGAGCGGCGCGGCCAGCACGGCCGCGGCGAGGAGCAGGGAAGTCATCGTTTGAGCTCCTTCTCCAGGCTGTGGAGCAGATCGGTCAGCTCCTGGCGCACGGCCGCGCCATCCCCCGCGGAGCCCGCCGCCGGAGGGGCGAAGCGCCGCGAATCGAGGTCTTCCCAGAGCGAGCGGATGCGCTCGACCTCCTGCGCAGGGAGTTGGGGCTGGCGCATCTGCAGCAGCTCTGCGACACGGCGCATGGTCAGGCCCGAGGCCGGCTCGCTGAGCTTGTCGGCGAGGAAGCCCGTCAAGGCCTCGGTCAGGAGGCCGGCCGCCTCCCGGGAATCGAGCGCGTGCTGGGCCGCCTTGGACCGGATCATGGCGGTCTTCCAGGCGCCCCGGAACCGGGCGCCCTTGGGGTCGGAGGCCAAGCGCTCCCTGAAGAAGGCCAAGCCCAGGGCCCAGAAGAAGAAGAGCAGCGGCACGGCGTGGATCGGGCCGGCCGAGGCTACGGATTCCAAGGCCCGCGTGAAGGGCGGCGGCTGCGTCCGGGTCTGGAGGTAGGAGATGTCCTCGTTGACTCGGGTGAGGCCCGGGGCCGCGGCGGCGGACGGGGCCACGTAACCCACGGCCGGAGTCGCGTTGGGCTCTCCCGGAGCGACGGAGACGGTCAGGGGCGGGCTCTTGAGCGTGATGTACTCCCGGCGCGCCGGGTCGAAATAGGAGAACTGGATCGGCGGGATGGTCTGGTCTCCGGAGACGCGCGGGACCAGGACGGTGCGGATGACCT from Elusimicrobiota bacterium encodes the following:
- a CDS encoding HU family DNA-binding protein, translating into MNRLDIIKAVAKVLTTKGEAAQAVETTFATIRAALGREEKVVISNFGTFRVKHRQQRQGRNPKTGQQVTVPPRKGVRFKASKNLLQP
- a CDS encoding bifunctional nuclease family protein, whose protein sequence is MAKNESGGSQGPAQPSVEKEVHIYSLATTANECIIFLEELSGNRLLPIWIGITEGQAIAIRFSGIVLPRPLTHDLLLGAITQMGYSVQKVVVCDIKDNTFYARIRVVKDGQAVDLDSRPSDAIAVAVRAGCPIYVEEKVFANCQTLSKPITEDEVSKFKADLKNLKPEDIFKDLKKDIKTKKKPAKEEEPPGPGAEGPEPEEESDDE
- the plsY gene encoding glycerol-3-phosphate 1-O-acyltransferase PlsY, which encodes MRTDLWAQAGLVVLSYLAGGIPTGYLVVRRLMGIDIRDRGSGNPGTANVYRVAGAPAGAVTLLVDALKGFVPVLIAHRLYPDQPWFVVLCGTAAIIGHDWTVFLGFRGGKGVATSAGVFAALTPQPMTLTLMCFLCGMWGSGHISMGSLCAAAVLPVLCLVLGSPLPYTAAALAASALIVYKHIPNIKRLRRERALAFRLESRSAGAPAAGKRS
- the hflX gene encoding GTPase HflX encodes the protein MAEPVILVGVGLKAEAAVMAASLAELHRLVETAGGEVVGTCSQALARYHPGTLVGVGKVAEIAAAVRAHRAATVVFDREIAPAQQKSLEAAIPAKIIDRTRLILDIFAKRARTSEGRLQVELAQLSYMLPRLTGSWRGFSQQVGGIGTRGPGERKLEYERRHISLRIQHLRRQLEAVRSARLLRRERRLAVPVPQVALIGYTNVGKSSLLNAFTRGAAGVYADDKLFATLDPTARRVRLPEGSWAVMTDTVGFIRRLPTTLIAAFRSTLEEAVLADCLLVVADASAAEAAAQQAAVAETLRELGAEDLPQVLLFNKVDLLEAAGRRDLEGRHPGAVFVSAATGEGLSAALVAVQRTLSRRWLLREVELPAAQAFSLASWVRQSSQVLSQSAVRDRIRMRLRLTQENWGRLQKKLASTKRKS
- a CDS encoding fused MFS/spermidine synthase codes for the protein MRQPAAKGLSPAQDRFVMTALFVTGAVTLTLEIVGTRVISPFYGSSLACWSALITVTLVALAAGYSLGGRAADRGASLTLLARLLFWAGIAVAAIPAARATVLRLAAPLGVQLGALASAAVLVAPALVLLSMLGPIAIRLTALGLDTVGRRAGNVYAVSTVGSVLGAILSGYVLIPRLPISQVFFGTAALLLLLGALGRRLAQGRAPLAPLAAAAGVALAGFWPRPEPRTNVLLHRESAYGQIKVLDLGRSKRYLLVNGTSQSVARLPDMESDSQYVRALEWAPLLRPQARRALVIGVGAGLLPKAWELHHGLIVDAVDIDPDIVAAARRHFDYSPRGQVFVEDGRTFLERGGPSYGLIALDAFATESPPFQLFSREALSAMKRRLEPRGLVALNIVSLLRPPGDEAWLAAYKTLKTVFPKVRAFAGSDDFNGLANVLLFASDAPLADEGAALRARPFAKADIQAMLTRELFPAPGDLARAPLLSDDFAPMESLLARTASLWRRSLQGSIPDVMLY
- the miaA gene encoding tRNA (adenosine(37)-N6)-dimethylallyltransferase MiaA; translation: MRDPRRPEAPRGLRQTLHLPRPLRQAAEDALLAEEIAPVVVVGPTASGKTELALALARSLHGEVVSADSRQVYRELCAGTAKPARDRQGRVEGIPYHLVDCVPVTEPFDAGRFAVLARASIAEIRGRGRIPIVAGGTGLYIRALLEGLCALPPRDEALRRRLEEEARAHGRACLHERLARVDPEAAAAIPANNIQRVVRALEVFELTGRPISQHWQDHKNERVGASRPATAVLRIDWPPEDLRQRIAARAESIWPRMLAEVRGLLRRFSGEEPGFRSLGYPEAVACAQGRLSADEGLARLVNSTCAYARRQRTWFRNQLGAQAVAGGSLEDMRRQALRSIPEHHASTSR
- a CDS encoding PilZ domain-containing protein; translation: MSHTTHKHEKVGTERRAHVRLPVVEGMIEPITVQFGPGEGQSAPAAALGQPAILTNLSAGGMSLLMFLEPPHARRLDMVLSIPGLDRVPIAGRVVRVHQRGPTYNVGISFTQISKKHQDQISKMAEDHGDCETRVALKLPEVCVKPCTFHALCAKPQKMPFWPKK
- a CDS encoding MiaB/RimO family radical SAM methylthiotransferase; amino-acid sequence: MKLHVITLGCQMSAADGAETAADLGRRGWQAAAVPAPADTIFLTTCSVRRHAEQRALSLIGRLREWKAQDPSRFLVVAGCVAERLGERLARRFPHVDLVVGSKRAGSYADIVAQAVAVRNSESPQAIRNPAAPPRGAAVPSGGKPVQHLTIMRGCSCSCSYCIVPTVRGPESCRPAEEILGEARARIEDGARELILLGQRVNAYRSGAADFPDLLRALDALPGLRRLRFMSPHPALCDDRFSSAVRECRTVCEWVHLPAQSGCDRLLGLMRRGYSREQFLRTADRLRQTLPGVVVSTDIIVGFPSETDTDFAQTLTLIEELRPASAFCFKYSAREGTAAAALADDVPAPVKEGRLAAVNAAVERLTTQALHAQVGSSVEVLAETPTFGRTRTGFKARWRSPVAAGDLVSIRVDAATRRTLLGDIHEPHNP
- a CDS encoding SH3 domain-containing protein; translation: MTPAAELRSGPGENFNVSFTVPEGRRVQILGSDGAWVELGVLKEGVKGWLPAAAVEEL
- a CDS encoding tetratricopeptide repeat protein, with amino-acid sequence MTSLLLAAAVLAAPLWAAAPAAPGGPASPESPPRSEGQRLYDLGDYQGAADWYLQAVRAEPRNAGLHYDLGNSLFKSGKTGRAIAAYERAFLIRPRDADIRQNLDYALRRAGEELTPTGVPPLLFLAFHLCSERELAGLQWLACWLLLGLAGLCLWRPALRPSLLPWTAAAAALWLGLGGWWLAVRGVAPAGGWPSGESLRSGAGSS